A region of the Myxococcus stipitatus DSM 14675 genome:
TCCGTGCTGGTGTGCGGCGCCTGCCACACCGAGCGCGACTACTCCCGCGTGGGCGGGCCGGTGAAGGGCGCGCCGCTCGCGGGGGACTGCTTCGGCGAGGCCCACGGAATGCCCGTCAAGGTGTGCGCGTCCAACATCACCTCGGACCCCGAGCATGGCATCGGCCGGTGGACGGATGAGGAGCTGATTCGGGCGATGCGGGAGGGCCGGGGCCGCGACGGCCGGGTGCTCTTCCCCATGATGCCGTACGGCGACTGGAAGGCCCTCTCCGACGAGGATGCACGCGCGGTCGTGGCGTACCTGCGCCAGGTGCCCGCCGTCGCCCGCTCCACGCCGCGCACCCAGCTGCCCCCGGAGATGGCCGCCGAGCTCCAGGGGCTGGCCGTCCCCGTGTCGGGCCCCGTCGCGGGACCCAAGGAGGACCTGGTGGCCCGGGGCCAGTACCTGACCACCATCGGCCAGTGCGGCACGTGTCATGCGGGCATGGCGGAGGGCGCCAAGCCCTTCTCGGGGGGGATTCCCATCCCCGGGCCCTTCGGCCAGGAGACGGCGCCGTCCCTCCACCCGGCGGACGCCCTGCTCCGGGGGATGAACGAGGACGCCTTCGTGGCGCGCTTCAAGACCTGGAAGGACGTGCCCCAGGTCGCCAGCCGCCAGGGGCAGGTCAACAAGCTGGTCATGCCCTGGGTCTTCTTCGCGGGCTTCCAGGAGGATGACCTGCGCGCCATGTACCGCTACCTCCGCACCCTCCCGGCCGCCTCGCCCCCGTCCGCCGGAAAGTAAGTTCAGCCGACTCTTGGCGTCTCGGCTCCAGGGCCGATAGAATTCTCGGGTTCTTATTCGCCGGACCTTGGCCGCCAGCAGCCGCGCGGGAGGTCCGGCACGAGCCCTCATGCCATCGCCTTTCAAGACCCTGCTCCTGACGCTTCCGGTGCTGGTGCTCCTCCCGGCCTGCGACCTGTTCGATACGTCCGATGCGGAGGGGACGCGCGGGCGCGGCGCCAGGGCCTTCGACCCGTATGCGAGCTCCGCCTCCGGGGCCATCTCCCTGTCCCTGCTGTCCTTCAAGGGGTGCGCCATCCTCCCCAACGGGGAGCCGGTGACGAAGGGCGGGCTGAACCTGCCGGACTATCCGAATGAGTGTCTGAACCTCAACCTGGGCTTCCCCATCGCCGCGCCGGCGCTCCCGCCCAGCGCGCGCATGCAGGTGACGCCGGGGCAGGCGTACTTCCTGCGCGAGTTCTCCGCGGTGGACATGCTCCAGAACGTCCACACGGACTACAATGATCGCCGGACCCCGGCGGCCTGGGCCCGCCTCCAGTCGAACTTCAAGGACCTGGACTGGAGTGGCCTGTCGGTGGGGCAGGACGACTGGAAGGTCCAGGACCGCGGGACGCTCCAGCGCGAGACCTTCTACGAGAACGCGGCGTGGATGACGTCCACCACGGACACGCTGCTGCTGGAGGTGCTGGACTCCGACGGCAACGTCCGCACGAGCGAGACCTACAAGCGCACCGACTTCCTGTCGGAGAGCAGCGCCACGGGCCGCACGCGGGTGAGCTTCACGGTGACGGGACTTGCGCCCCCGCGCTTCCCGGACGACCCGATTCCGGTCGTGTCCGGGGAGCGGGAGGCCCTGGTCTACGCCAGCACCGTGAAGGTGTCGTTCGCCAACTCCACCAACCCCTTCAAGTCCTTCACCATGCCGCAGCTCCAGGGCGAGGGGCTCATCCGGGTGACGTGGAGCCTGATGCCCAAGAAGCCGTTCCTGTTCCCGGTGAGCTTCGTGCCCGCGGCGGAGCGGCCGGCCACCTGCTACCAGGTGGGCGCGGACGGGCTGGCCACGGATGTGCCCGTGCCCTGCGGCTTCGGCCTGTCCCAGAAGGTGGTGATGACGCCGCCGCGCAATGGCCGCTACCTGGAGGCGGGGGAGGCGCTCGACTTCGTCATCTCGCTCCAGGATGGCGACGGCCACTCGCTGCACGCGCGGGACTCACTGCCTTCGTTCAAGCAGTACATGGAAGGCGAGTCCAACGGCCTGGCCCACTTCAACAGCTTCATGTTGGTGAACTGGCGCGACGGCAGCGCCTCCGAGTCGGGCTACAAGGTCGTGGGCCCGCTTCAGGACCTGGTGGTCGTCAACGGCGCGCACACGCCTCCGTACTTCGCGTTCCCGGAGGCCGTGGAGCCCCAGTACTACGTGCCCCCCAGCTCGACGTACCTCCCGGGCGGCTCGCTCCACCAGCCCAACACACGCATCACGGTGCCGCTGCCCGCGAACGCGAAGCCCGGCACGTACGCCCTGCTCGTCAAGGGACACCGCGACTTCATGGGCGAGCGCCTCAACCGCATGGACCCGTTCTTCTTCCAGGTGGGCCAGGCCGAGCGCACGACGTACCCGGGGAAGATTGGCAACTGCCAGGTCTGCCACAACGGGCCGAACTCCCTGAACAACGTCCACCATGGTGGGTCGGTGGACAACGTGGAGGCTTGCAAGGTGTGCCACTACGACGAGGGCGTGGGGCACGTCTCCGACTTCATGCACCGCATCCACGTCAACTCGCGCAAGTACCAGCAGAACAAGGGTGACTGCACCCTGTGCCATCTGACGCGCGAGAGCACGCTCCGGCCCAGCCTCATCGCCTGCGCGGGCTGCCACCCCGGCACCCACGGCAATGAGTACAAGCACCTCGAGTTTCAAGACCTCAGCGCTGTCCCCAACATCTACGGCAACTGCGCCAACGCCTGTCACGTGACCTCGCCTCCGCGCGAGCACGTGTTGCCCAAGCGCTGAACTGGACGAGGACCGACATGATGGCCCGCCACCTCACTATCGCGTTCATGGTCGCCGCCGCGCTGAGCGGCTGCTCCGACGTCGAGCCCATTCCGCCCCCGCCAGTTCAGCCGCCGAGCACGGGCGTGCTGCCGGAGCGCCAGTCCACCGTGTCGGGCGTGCTCTACGACCCGGAGGCGTTCTTCGTTCAGTTCGTGACCTACTCGGCGATGGGGGAGGAGCCCATTCCTCCCGGGTTGTTCCCCAAGTCGCCCTTCCTGCTGTACTCGGCCATCCCCGATGCGCAGGTGCGCCTGGCCGGGGCGGGACTGCCGTCGGTGTCCAGCGGGGTCTCCTCCTTCGAGGGGGCCTGGCTGACGACGGGCGTCACGATGAGCGACAGCGCGCCCTACCTGGCGGAGGCGCTTCCTCCCGACGGCCCGGTGGCCTTCTTCCCGGAGGGCGCGTTCTTCCCGCTCCCGCCCGCGAAGCACTACGCCACCACGAGCATCCGCCCCATCCAGGTGCAGGTGAACGACTGCCGGTCGCAGGCGGCGGTGATGGTGGGAAGCACGGGGGCGCTGGACGCGGTGGCGCGGCACCTGACGAGCACGGGGACGCCGACGACCCCGGATGACCTGGTGGACCCGGCGAAGACGGGCGGCGTGGTCCTGTTCTGGGTCCACCCGGGCAGCCTCTTCTTCGACTTCATGTATGAGCCGATGGACTCCGTCGTGGGCGAGACGAGCGCGGGCACCTTGCTGGCGGTGGACTGGGCTCCCCCTGGGGAAGGGCCTCCGGGGCAGTCGCCCCTGGGCTTCTTCGTGACGCCGGGCTCGGGCGGGTCCATTGGCTACTACGCGCTGGTTCTGCCGCGAGGGCTGACGACTCCGGTGAAGGTGACCTTCAAGGACACCCTCATCACCACGGTTCCAGACCCGATGGACCCTTATGGCCTGCGCCCGTGGCCGATTGCTCCCATCACCGTGCAGCCGCACGCGGGGGTCTCCGTGCAGCGCGTGTTCGCGGGCTTCACCAAGGAGCCCCCGCCGCCGGATCCGCTCGAGCCTCCCGGGATGCCGCCGGAGGATGAGGGCTGGCGGTGTGTCCCGCCGGAGCACGAGTAGCTCCGGCTGCTTGAGCCGCTCAGTGCGCTGGGCGGACGTGCAGCCCACGGAACCTCACCGTGGGCTGTCCGAAGGACACGGGCAGGGGCCCGTGGTCGAGCTTGCGGCAGCCGCGCGTGGCGAAGAGGTTGCGCGCGTCGGCGCCCACCGCGTCGATGGAGGCCAGGGCCTCCAGGCCGTTGCCCGCGAGGATGCCCGGTGACACGCGCTGCCCCAGGCGGCCGTCGCGGACCTCGCGAGCCTCCACGATGTAGAAGCTGAAGTCCCCCGACAGCAGGTCCATGTGCCGAGGCATGAGGTGCTGGACGAGCAGGCCGTGGGACAGGTTCCCCAGGAGCGTGTCCAGGTCT
Encoded here:
- a CDS encoding c-type cytochrome produces the protein MNVRSGGRVGLGVVLALMVGACRQKEAATQAPVTPVAPVAPKPSAAVDVKVDPVARGRYLAESVLVCGACHTERDYSRVGGPVKGAPLAGDCFGEAHGMPVKVCASNITSDPEHGIGRWTDEELIRAMREGRGRDGRVLFPMMPYGDWKALSDEDARAVVAYLRQVPAVARSTPRTQLPPEMAAELQGLAVPVSGPVAGPKEDLVARGQYLTTIGQCGTCHAGMAEGAKPFSGGIPIPGPFGQETAPSLHPADALLRGMNEDAFVARFKTWKDVPQVASRQGQVNKLVMPWVFFAGFQEDDLRAMYRYLRTLPAASPPSAGK